From Terriglobales bacterium:
CGAGCAATGCGCTGGGTAAGCACCGTGGTCTTACCAGTGCCCGCACCGGCCACCACCAGCATGGGGCCGTGAACGTGCTCAACCGCTTCGCGCTGCCGATCGTTCAATTCGAATGGCTTGCCTGTAGCCTTCGGAACGAGGGTAGGGGCATCACCAAAAAGATCCAGTTGCGGAGAAGAAACGGGCGATCTGCTGCGGGGCGGGACCATTGGGATCAGGAGAGCTGACAGCATTATGTTGGAGAAGGGGAAGAGCGGCAACCCCGAAACGGAGAAAAAACACCCTTAGCGAACGCTGTGGCAGATCAGCAGATCGTCGCGCGCCGCACCGGAGTTCTGCTGTCTGTCTGCTCCGGGGCGGTACTCTCTGTCAGTATCCGATAAAGCACCACCGAGCAGCCCATGAACAGCCACACCAGAGGCATCACCTCGCCATCCCCCAAGGTGTACTGGACCAAGCAGCCCAGATAAAAGGCGATAGCGCTGGCAAATATTCCCAGAGCCATTCCGTGGGCAAACCATCCCGCGTGAGTGCTGGCCAGGAGAAGGCGCCGAAGGTGACGGAAATACTCCACCATAAGCCATAACCAGAGGCCCAGTGCCGGCAGCCCGCAATCAACAGCGAGCTCAATGTAAGTGGAATGAAAGTGTCCGGATTTCAACGGGAACACTTTGTATGCGGAAATATTAAAGCGATTGCCTGCCAGTCGAACGCTATCCAGTCCGATTCCGAGGAACGGGTGCTGCCGGATGAGCCGGGGGCTGTTCGCCCACATCATCATCCGGTACTCCGTTCCTGGTTCCGCGCTGCTGAACCAGGAGACGTGGCGTCGGGATTGGATCCAGAATGAGCCGCCCGCGACAAGGATAATGGTGGCCATGGCCGCAATCACTCGCACCTTCCATCGCGCAGTAATCCACAGCACGGTCAGGCATCCCACGAGCACTGCAAGCAGATAGGCGCGCGTCACTGTTGCCCACAGGCTCGCAGCGAGCCCTCCAAAGACCAGCGCCAATAGCGCGCGCTTGCCCAGCTTGGCGCATCTGCTGGCCAGCAGCAGGCCCCAGCACAGGGCAACAACTTGAGTGAGCATTCCAGCATAAGGAATAGCATGGTAAAAGTGCCCCTGCGCGCGAGGTGGATAACCTACGACCACAAGTTGACCCGGCCCGCGCAGCCACTCTTCCAGAGCTGCCCGGGGAACGACCACATAAACCTGCTCGAGGCCGCCGGGAAACGGTCGCGCGACGTGCATGCGCAACACCGAATCGTGTTCAGTCAGTCGCAGCGCGCGTTGCCATAACCATATCCGCCGCACGGAGTGGCCGTTTATCTCGCGTACGATGTCACCTGCCTGCAGCCCAGCTTGCCTCGTAGGACCGGTGACAGTCAGCAACTCGGTGCCGATGCCTGCAGTAAATTGCCAGCCCGTCTCCAGAGCGCTGACAGAAGTTGCAATCAGCAGCGCCACTACGAGCCACTTCAGCTCTGCGATGCTCTTCACGTTTTCTGTGACCA
This genomic window contains:
- a CDS encoding O-antigen ligase family protein, coding for MSISAPQSSSAPSADFHSVGSDATVHVSGARALHDKQFWILWLEHAIYLSLLVLVVAEPFSTATVLFVFRIALALWVVKLTLTGFKVHRGPLAIPLLLFFIATGISTVFSYAPLLSWSRMAWYSVALICFLVTENVKSIAELKWLVVALLIATSVSALETGWQFTAGIGTELLTVTGPTRQAGLQAGDIVREINGHSVRRIWLWQRALRLTEHDSVLRMHVARPFPGGLEQVYVVVPRAALEEWLRGPGQLVVVGYPPRAQGHFYHAIPYAGMLTQVVALCWGLLLASRCAKLGKRALLALVFGGLAASLWATVTRAYLLAVLVGCLTVLWITARWKVRVIAAMATIILVAGGSFWIQSRRHVSWFSSAEPGTEYRMMMWANSPRLIRQHPFLGIGLDSVRLAGNRFNISAYKVFPLKSGHFHSTYIELAVDCGLPALGLWLWLMVEYFRHLRRLLLASTHAGWFAHGMALGIFASAIAFYLGCLVQYTLGDGEVMPLVWLFMGCSVVLYRILTESTAPEQTDSRTPVRRATIC